The DNA window gaaaacaatgaataaacaagtgaacAACCAAGGGGGCTCAGGTTTATATAGTTATTCTGGAACCCTGTCTCATGCTGTCTTCAACTGATGGCCTTAAGATCATCCCAGCATCATCAAGCCAgcagatgaagaaagaaaggtgGACTGCAAGGGCATACATACCCTTTCTTAACCACCTGGGCACAGAAGTGGCACATCACTTCCATTCACATTCCATTTAGAAGTACTAGTCACACAGTTCTCCCTGGATGCAAGGAGAGAGTCTACCTGCAGTATGcccaggagaaaaaggaaataaggttTGGAGTATACATGGCCAGGCTTTACCACAGACCCATTCTCTGTCTTTAGAGTATATTCCTTTTAGTCCTATCTCTGGTCTCCTGATTGGCCATACTTCCCTTTTTAAATTCATCTTTCCATAATTATAAGTGCCAATTCTAATCCAGCTTCATTCTTGAAAACTCTTCCTAATTTCTACTCGGATATAATATTTAGTAAGGTCTGTCACATTCCCTACCCCCCACTTCACATGTCCATTTCTAAATCCAGTCAGTTGCTTTTTGTTGGAGATTGAGGCTAAAAACCTAAGTCCCTGATTGCTAGCTGTAAATCGCAGTTAATTGGTTCTGTCTGAAGTAAAGATTTGGATCCCTGTATTATAAACAGAAAGGTATGGAAAGCCTCAGACCCTCCCCCTATACTTTCTCTCACAAAGTCCTTGTTATTCTTCATTGCAGTCTTTACTCTTTGAAATTATGTCATGTTTAGTGTCTGTCTCACTCATTCAcacggagcttacattctagaaggTGAGAAAGAACAGTAAGCCAAGGGTACTGAAAAGGATCTTTGAGAGCTTTGAAAGGCCTCCTTCAGCTCTCAAATTATATTAAAGGTGCATGGATTATCACTATGAATATTAGGTGGAGAGGAATGATTTAACttacatgaaaacaaacaaatggaataaCCATATGTTGtattaatggaatattactgagaaaGTTTACCTGGAAAAGTTATTTTACCAGGGTCACACTGAGTTGATTGTAATATCTACAGTTTTATACTATATACTTCATATAACTCTTTcatactcatttaatcctcacaacaccattttgaaatattcagtcaaagaaaccaaagctcagaggtTAAGTGCTTTGCTGAAGGGCACCAGCCAGTTTGTGGCAGGGACAGAGCTGGAATCTAGACCTTCTGACTGGTGTTTTCCCCACTACACCTTCGCTGACTCCAGTTATTTCTCTATTGTTACCATTCCCAGTTTGGATCTCTGTTGGTTTTTATTACATACTTGGCTCCCTTGCTCACCCAAATCATTTCTGTTCATGGCATTCCTGTCACTCTGATTCTGTTCCAGAGAGAAGTAGAGATCCTGATGTTCCTTAGTGCCATTGTAATGATGAAGAACCGCAGATCCAGTAAGTGTAGCCTGCTTCTCTGTCTCTCAAGATTAGGACTAGTGACCTCTGAGGTGCTTTCATCCATGTTATGAGAGGGGCGTTATTTGGTGAACTTGTCCCTCATTCCGTGCCAAGGCTGaatttgatcttggacttttatcCTCTTCCCCCTCTCCCATTTCAAAGTACTCCAGGAAGAGGGGCAGATAATAGGTCATAGGAGCATGCAGCCCAGCCTGACCTGTGACATCTCTGTGTTTCAGTCACCGTGGAGCAACATATAGGCAACATCTTCATGTTTAGTAAAGTGGCCAATGCAATTCTTTTCTTCCGCCTGGATATTCGCATGGGCCTGCTTTATCTCACACTCTGCATAGGTAAGGAGACTGCAAGACTTGGTTGTGGGAACCAAATTCCATCCCCAAACCAGGTTCTCCATACCCTTCTGCCATATCTTATACCTAATTAATTATGTGTGAGCCTCAGATGATGAGAATCTACAGAGATTTTAAGAGGAAGGGAATGTGTCTATGTATGTCCACAAAATGCACTCTTTGGTGCTTGAAATCTTTGAGTTGCTTTGAAAGTAAATCCCCTGCCCAAGGCCTTATATGTTTCCTGTGACAACTTTTTTCTGTGTTTAGTGTTCCTGATGACATGCAAACCCCCATTGTATATGGGCCCTGAGTACATCAAGTACTTCAATGATAAAACCATTGATGTGAGTactctttctccctctgtttcttgGGTCCCTTGTGGGTGATTTTGTAGTTGTGCTCTCCCCTCACTAGGAGGAACAGCAGTGCTTCAGAATGCAAGTCAAGGGCACTCGTTCACTGTGGGATCTAGAGGAGAGGTGTAGGGAAGCCAGGATGAGGAATTAGGTGCTAAGGTCTGAATCTTTCCAGGAGCCTGTGTAAGCCGGTTCACTGTTTGTTCTGTGTGTGACAGGAAGAGCTGGAGCAGGACAAGAGGGTCACTTGGATCGTGGAGTTCTTTGCCAATTGGTCTAATGACTGCCAGTCATTTGCTCCTATCTACGCTGATCTCTCCCTCAAGTGAGTAGGACAACGGGAGGGATGACAGAAATTATACCTTCCCTCTCATTGTTTTTGGccttgatttttgcatattgcaACCAAAggcactcccacccccacccccaaatatcTGTACTTCTACTTCATTGATTCATTCTATCTTCTTTCACCAtgttaaataatatattcttcTCAGGTACAACTGTACAGGGCTAAATTTTGGGAAGGTGGACGTTGGACGCTACACTGATGTTAGTACACGGTATGTAAGGGCCTGGGCAGGGGATCATTCAGAGTGATATATACACAGATGCATTTACAGAGTACCTTCTGGGCCCTGTAGGTACAAAGTGAGCATGTCACCCCTCACCAAGCAGCTCCCTACCCTGATCCTCTTCCAAGGCGGAAAGGAGGTCATGCGGCGGCCACAGATCGACAAAAAAGGACGAGCTGCCTCCTGGACTTTCTCTGAGGTATAGGAAAGAGTGGGCAAGTTTTGGAGGAGGGTGTGGAACAGTAGGTAGGTTTTAGAGCCCAACCTGGGTTTAATTTCCTAGTTCTGCTACTTGCCCATAAGCTTTGAGAGTGTGGACTAGTTATTAGACCTCATTCATGAATTCACTTAGCAGATTTATACTGtttctaccatgtgccagacatgCTAGTACTGGGCAACAATTATTAGTTAAGATTTAGTCTCAATGGCTCTTGTACCTATAGTCTTTTTTCCTTGGCAGTACATTGGAGACGGTAGCACTTGGCTCACAGGTTTTGTTTTGCAGGTTACATTAAATAATGTAACCATAATTCTTGGCACAGCGACCGGCACATAATACGTAAATATTAGTTGACTTTTCCAGGTACCCAAAAAAGGACAGCTGGGTTAGAGTAGATTCCTGTcctttgcttcctcctttcctAGACTGTGTCtaaatacaattgacccttgaacaaatgGGTTAGAACTGTGTCGGTCCGCTTATGTGGGCATTTTTCAATAGTAACTACAGCACTACACGATCcatgaggttggttgaatccgccgCACGTGTGGAACCACGGATTCAGAGGAACTGTGGATACGGaaggctgactataagttataggTGGATATTTGACTGCAAGAAGGGTTGGCGCCCCTAACCCCACACCTTTGTTTAAGAGTCAAGTGTACTTAACTTCCCAGACATAACACCCCCTTCCAACCTGAACCCTGATGTGTGCACCTCTTTTGCGCAGGAGAATGTGATCCGAGAATTCAACTTGAATGAGCTATATCAACGGGCCAAGAAGCTATCAAAGGCTGGAGATAATATCCCCGAGGAGCACCCTGTGGCCCCAGTGCCCACTGCAGTGCCAGATGAGGAGAGCAAGAAGGACAAATAGGATCCCTGCCTTCAGTACTTCCTCTCCTGTCAATCCCAGGCACCTCTGAGGCCCTACCCTTTCTGTAGCCACAAGCGTTGCCTGAGGCCTTGGccgtttttttatgttttccctgTGTGGCTCTGCCTAGGAGGGGCAGGAGATTGCTTCTGATTTTTAAGAGGCATCCAGGGAAATGACAGGTATCCTCCAGGAAGGCCTCTACTGCTGTGGTCTGCTATTTCACTGGAAGGAGGGAAAGATCTTATATGGTGGAGGGGGAAATGCTTTCCTTCCAACCTTCGGCCAGTGTGTCGACTGCTGTGTGCTGCCCACACATCTCCATCACACTCTGGTTTCATTATTCCTCATAATGGATCTACACAGCCTGCTTAGATTCGATTAAACCCTAACATAACAGGCCAAGTGCTAAGATTTTTCCCTCAAGACGCTTGCTGCTTTAAGCCATTTTGGCTTGGTCTGTGgcctatatttaaaaagtataagcCTGTCACTGGTCCCAAGGAGAAATCTTTAACCACAGAGTTTTCTCATTGAAGATAGTATTGAATAAGCTCCCTATTTTATGGAAATTGGGAGGAAGGGGAATAGAAGTTTGAGACTGCCTTTGTGTGGTGGGCCCTGGAGGAGAAAGCCCCTGGGCAGGGTCTCACTTACCCTCCTACATCCTCCCCACACCCAGTTGATGGTTTTCCATAATAAAGAGACTGGGATTTACTTTTGATTGCGCCTTTGTGTGTTATTCACGTGTTAGAAAAGCGAGGCAACTGCAGAGGAATTGTCCATCTTAATTGCAAAGGGCATACTGATCAGTTTCACCAAATGCTGTACATCGGTCCCCACGATTGCGGAGAGCTGGAGAAGGTTTAGATTCCCTAACCCTAGAGTTAATTTGTCTTGGTTTGGGATTGGTCCGCGGGTCCCCGGAAGGCGGTTTTGGGTAGGGATCGTGATGCACACCATTTAGCTGGTCTCGCGGTTACAGAAAAGCCTGTGTGAGGCCGGGCTCGTTGTCAGAGCTGCCCGCCCCCCCAAGCACTGGTGGTTCGGTCTGGAGCCTACCTCCCCCGTCTCCGCGTGCAGAGTGGCTCTGCCCgaaggccccgcccccaggccacGTGTGCGCCCAGCGCCACGCTTTCTGCAGTTTAAGAGAGGTTTTGTTTGGAGAGCTGAGTGGGTTGCGGTTTGGATCGCGGAGCTTGGCTGGCCTCCTCGGTGGCCGAATCTCCACCCTATTCCCGCCCCAGGTCGGCTGGGTTCCCAGCCGGGCTCCAGGCGCCATGGCTTCCCGCGGGAGGAAGCGGAAGGCCGAGGCGGCGCTGGCCGCAGCGGCCGAGAAGCGGGAGAAGCCGGCTagcagccagaagggagtggaggaGGCGAGCGTCGTTATCGAGCATTGGTGAGGGGGTCTGGGGAGTAATGGGGGGCGGGCAAGGGCGCCGCAGACCAAGGGTCCCAGTCTTTGACCTTCCCCATCTCTCCTTAGCATGAGCTGACGCGTCTACGGGCGCAACGCCGCGGCCCTGAGCCAGGCGCTGCGCCTGGAGGCCCCGGAGCTTCCAGTGAAGGTGAACCCTACCAAGCCCCGGAGGGGCAGCTTCGAGGTGACACTGCTGCGACCCGACGGCAGCAGTGAGTGAGGGCCCGGGGTGGGGCGTTGGGGGGCATGGATCCGAGGCGAGGAAGCGCGGGTCTCAAACCGCCGCCACCTGATGATTTCGTGGACTTTTCCCAGGTGCGGAGCTCTGGACTGGGATTAAGAAGGGGCCCCCACGCAAACTCAAGTTCCCTGAGCCTCAAGAGGTGGTGAACGAGCTGAAGAAGTACCTTTCGTAGGGAGGTTTGGGCAGAAGTCCTCACGCTGAGGTTTGAAATGGGAAATGGGGGAGAGTGGACTGATCTTGGTGTGGCTTTTGGCGAAGCAGCCCTTACTGTTAAACCCCTTATTTCACACAGGACCTACATTTTCATAACTCTTTTCTGCTCTCAGGATTTCCTCTAGTGGGAATACCTCTTCCCCTTACTGGTGGGAAAAACTGAAGTCCGCAAAAAATGATTTCTATCCAGTGTGCCCTTTGCTAACTCCATGTTtcatttcattgtctttgagCTAAGTCGTGGAATACCGATGGTAAtgtaaatgattataaaaatgcaaattgtgTCCTTAGAGGATGCAGTTAATTGTTGCCCTTGGGGTGTAGAccagttttatatatttgtttaaaaaaactcattttcCTGTAAATCCCACCGGTTCCCTTATTTATTGGTAAGTTATGATTCTCCCCTTTCCTGATCAAATCTTTGTGTAACTTCAGGTATGCCTACTCCTGTCCTCCTGTGTTTTTTGTTACTGGTATGTTGTTTCTGTTACCACCCCGTGTAATAACCCTGCATTGTAGTTCTCACTCCTGGTCACAGGATTTGACCTTGTCTTTATCCCTAGTGCTTCATAGAGTGCTTTGGCATGTTGTCAGGCACTTGATACGTTGAGTGAGATGTGGGGGGAGGATGCAGTCCTTGAGCTCTCCTGGGTTTGTGGGTTCAAGGGAGGAGGGCTGGCTATATGATTGCCTGGAGCCCTTCTCTAACTTTTTTCCCACTCTCATTTTCACAGCCTCTGTCCCTGGTGATGTTGGAGCATTTATGACGGGACATGGCCAAACTTCAGTCATGTGCCTGAAGCTGTGGTTTCTTCTCCTCCAGAAACGGTGGTTCAGTTGTGAGGCAATCCTCTAGTAAGGCACTGAAAAGTTCTTGGATTggtttaataaaaattagagtattTGGGTTTGATATAAACTATGAGTGATGAAGTAAAACTTAATCTTAAGGTAAGGGATGCCCTAAACCAGCCTTATGGGATTGGTCCCCCTTGTGTTTTTCATAGCCTAAGGTCACCAATTAACCTGGAACTCCTATGGTCCCTGTTAGAGCATGTGAAATACTTGTAAAAACTatggggaaaaacaaaataatttctttttaaaaaagcaactgtATCTTTTTCAACTCA is part of the Balaenoptera musculus isolate JJ_BM4_2016_0621 chromosome 8, mBalMus1.pri.v3, whole genome shotgun sequence genome and encodes:
- the TMX2 gene encoding thioredoxin-related transmembrane protein 2 isoform X1; translated protein: MAVLAPLIALVYSVPRLSRWLARPYYLLSALLSAAFLLVRKLPPVCHSLPTQREDGNPCDFDWREVEILMFLSAIVMMKNRRSITVEQHIGNIFMFSKVANAILFFRLDIRMGLLYLTLCIVFLMTCKPPLYMGPEYIKYFNDKTIDEELEQDKRVTWIVEFFANWSNDCQSFAPIYADLSLKYNCTGLNFGKVDVGRYTDVSTRYKVSMSPLTKQLPTLILFQGGKEVMRRPQIDKKGRAASWTFSEENVIREFNLNELYQRAKKLSKAGDNIPEEHPVAPVPTAVPDEESKKDK
- the TMX2 gene encoding thioredoxin-related transmembrane protein 2 isoform X2 — its product is MAVLAPLIALVYSVPRLSRWLARPYYLLSALLSAAFLLVRKLPPVCHSLPTQREDGNPCDFDWREVEILMFLSAIVMMKNRRSMFLMTCKPPLYMGPEYIKYFNDKTIDEELEQDKRVTWIVEFFANWSNDCQSFAPIYADLSLKYNCTGLNFGKVDVGRYTDVSTRYKVSMSPLTKQLPTLILFQGGKEVMRRPQIDKKGRAASWTFSEENVIREFNLNELYQRAKKLSKAGDNIPEEHPVAPVPTAVPDEESKKDK
- the SELENOH gene encoding selenoprotein H, with product MASRGRKRKAEAALAAAAEKREKPASSQKGVEEASVVIEHCMSURVYGRNAAALSQALRLEAPELPVKVNPTKPRRGSFEVTLLRPDGSSAELWTGIKKGPPRKLKFPEPQEVVNELKKYLS